CAATGTGACAAACTGATCGACTTAGATCTCCCAAAGCAAATTCAATACAACATGCCCCTAAAGAAAAGATTACTGAAAAATCCTCACCCAATGTTTTTTGGAGAACAACAGATCTAATTAAAATGCACATCAAGCATAAGCATTGGGATTGGTGGAAAGGTACTCCTCAACGACCTTGTACAAACCCATAGCCTTTTCTTTGCCTTGTTTGATGTCCTCTTCCCTAAGCTCCACACCAGCTTTCAAATGATACTCACTGGACATCTTGCATACGCATCCACCATTGCTTGAAGCCTCAAATTTGACCTCATAGACAACGGATTCAATTTTATTGAAGATCACATCACCTTCAATCAAGGTGTACTTGCATACTAGGTTATTCGAGTCGAGAGCATCAATCTTATGTTTCAAATACTTCAAGTGGCCACCTGGCATAACAAACACTGAATTAATACTCACGCTTAGAATCACTAATATGAATCAATAAGAAGGATGAATTCAAGTATGGGCATCACTCAGTAAGGACAATAAGTACCTTCAGCAAAGTTAGTCTGCTTGATACTTCCAACTCCTCAGTTTCCTTCGATGAACTCAATGCTCTTGATACCCTGGGGGGCAATCTTGGGGATGAGATTGTGAGAATCAAGAATTAAGGCGTTAAACATTCTTGAAGGAGCAATCGGGGTTGTGAATTCTTGAGTAAAGGTAGTAACAGCCATGTTTGTTTTTTAGAGTAAAGAGCTGAAAATGAGGGTGAAACGGATTGCttgaatggagaagaagagtcCCTGAGTTTGCAATGAAGATGCTGAGCAACAATGGGTGGGTATTTATAGAATTTAGGAAATGCGTGTGCAAGGATTTAGTTGTTTTCAGCCGACAAAGGATTCAACTTCAATATGGTCGCAGCACTCCGGTGTGGACTGGCCCCACTTCTAGATGATCAAAACACGTATAGGAAAAGATAGACTAAAGTCTGAATATTATTAAATCATATGAAGAAATGCCCTTAGAGTGAGGCATAGCTGTCATTGACGACCGTGAGTAcggaaattttgaatatttcatatttgttGTGGTAGAATAGAAGCAACATGAttgttttgttaaaaaatgaaaatgattcatttcttcttcgatGTGCGACCGACAATGTTGGCACATCCGCCGAGTCTATTATAAAATATCATGTCCAAAAACTATTCATTAGGGGTCTTTGTGATTcagttttttttaatggttttcaAATTACAATATATTATTAGCATGATCCATTAATTTAGAATCTTGCTGATTGTTGGGAAAATTccttataatgttttgaagataaGAATGATCAAAGACTACTCATGTGTTTGATGATTAAGTAACTAGCTAAAAGATACACAGGCCCTTATAGAGATGGTGTCCTAATCAGACGTCTAAAGGTGTTAGTTCTCTatcaatggtaaaaaaaaacGCATCGGGCATAGGCATGTCCACAAGCTGGAGGTACCTAAATAGAAGGAGAACAAGCCTAAAATGAGATTTTCGGTAAAGTTTTCAAGTACCATGGATATATGAACGGTAAGGTAGAGCCTATTGCTAATATACTTAGAAGGACcagaagaaagaagcaagagTGAAGTTGATATACTTTGTCGATATCAAAGGGATGTAGAGTATGTTGTGAAAGATTGATAATAATTGGATGGACTTTTATAGAGGTGAACAAGTCATGAAGAAAGGGAAGTTCGTGGAGACTTGGAGATACTGAACATGGAAAACAATTTATATAGTCTTAGATCACTGAGATATTGAGGAAGATTAATGGATGACAAAATCGTAAGTAGAATAAGAGCGAGCAGCTTGAATGTACTCGAGAATTGCTAACATGGGTGGAGTGCTTAATATACTAGGGAACCTGATATAATCGTAAAGCTTGATATAACCGGGTTGTCTAAATATGGTCGTGGCGTCTGGTATAATCGGAGTCTGATATCAACGCGAGCTTGATATAAGCAGGCCGCCTAATATAAGCGGAAGTCTGATATTACCGAGAAGTTGAACTATCGATTTAAGCGAAGTGCTTATATTACCTACACACAAATGCATATCAAAAGCTTACGAAGATTTAGATAAAGATATCCCATGACGACCTTTATCAGATTTTTTTAACAGCTAGTCACAAGTTTGGATCTCTGTAAGATTGTTTTAGGCAGAATCCAATCATTTGGTAAAAAGGCGGCAACAAggttgttggaagatatgattgtATGGATGACTAGGTCTCCGGTGGATTGATTGCTTATCTTCAATGGCGAAActgattttcttgaaaattatccaacggctagtttggacaCAAAAGACTATATAAGAAGATTGACCTacactaaagaagaagaagaaccaacgACATAGAAAGAGCTATGTACACTTATACTCTTGTTGACTTGTCAAGCGAGAGTTCCATTAGTAAGATTGCTTATCACTAATTGTAATCTAAAAGAGGAGTGTATCATTGTTGTAGTAGTGCGTGGGTGATTGTGTGATCTATTAGATTTGGGTATAAACCGCACCAACTTGTATAGAAGCACTTCAAGTAGAAACAACACGTACTACTGTGTAACTACTCCAAAGATTGCTAATGGAATCTAGTCTATCAGTGGCTATTAGTTTAGGAGAGTAGACGTAAGCTTGCACTAAGCCGAATAACTATAACACTACAAATGCATCATTCTCTATCTCTTtacttatatttatttatttcctaataGAGCGAACTGCACTACTTGATATAACCAAATTTTACTTATATTAACACACCATTTCGCCCAATCACGCCACTTGACACTTTTAGTTCCACAATATTTTGTCAAGTTTTTTGAAATCATCTATTCACCCATCTAGGTGATACTATTAGCCAACATCCATTGGCATTAGAGCCTAGTGCTCCTTtatatgaattatttatttcttgagCTAACAATCGATGGCTAGCATGTTTGGATAAGGtatttttgaaagacaaagtAACAACAGACCTCCCTACTTTTGATTGGATAGATTATGATATATGGAGGAacataagtaaataaaagttaaTCAGACACGGCCTGAAAACTCACATATCTCATATATCCCAATATTAAAGGCTCTAATGTTGAAGGTGTTCTTTCATGTTGCATTTCATTATATTCAATTATTAATGGTTTTAGAATTATAGTTGTACCTCAGTgcatattatataaaaaattcttttgatGCAATGCTGGACAAATAATATCATAGCCGTGAATTTATGTCAATATATCGAACAATGCGGATAGTGACTTGAGAATGTAGTAGTCAACATGATTAAATGTCTGGAGAATCCTAAATGATGAATGTGAGCTATATATAAGGGCGTAATTAAAGTACGGAAAAGTACATTGTCGGCATGATGAATAATTTCTATGTGATTCTTtgtatatgtgaaattgatatCGCTATTAATATCGCCCATTTAAATTGTACCCCACCCACCATGTCGGTGAACACGATATGAACAAAGAATTATAATCCTTCATGTTTGATCtgataatgaacttggcctTTTCCTTAATCTTCTAGATTAGTGGGGGCTCCGCCccaggaaaaaggaagaaaggctTAAAGCAAGGGTGAACAGTTCAATTCGGAGTGCTTGGGACTTTGAATGCTTATGGACTGCTAAACAATTAGCTTGCCTATTAATACCAAGTGgaactcttcatcatcctcatcagCTCAAGCCTTCTTCAATAGAAATCACACCAAATCCTTCCATTTCCTACTCGATTTCATTTCTTTGTGCATCTTACTGGACAAACATGGGAGCTGTCACCTACTCTCAGGAGTTCACATCAGCCGTTTCTCCATCCCGGATGTTCAAGGCTTTGGTCCTTGACTCACACAACAACATTCCCAAAATTGTCCCCGGAGGCATCAAGAGtatcgagtttttttttttttttttggtcagtaagAGTATCAAGTTCACTAAGGGAGATGGTGGAGTTGGTAGCATTAAGCAAACCAACTTCAGTGAAAGTAAGTCAGATGATAGATATTTATCTGCCATGTCAAGGTCATTAATAGACtgtagaaattgaaattaatatttatacttTTGTGAATGTATGTAATAGGTGCTTACATCGAGTACACGAAGCACAAGATCGACGCTCTTGATGTTGAGAACTTTTATTGTAAATATACTTTGATCAATAGTGATATCAAGTTCGACAAAATTGATTTCATCGTCTATGAGTGGTGAAGTTTCGTAGCATCAGCTAATGATGGATGTGTCTATAAGATGACCAATGAATATCATGCTAAGGAAGGTGCAGAGCTCATGGAAGATGATATCAAGCAAGGCAAAGATAGGGGTACAGGATTATTCAAGTCCATTGAGGAGTACCTCTTGGCAAATCCTAGTGTTTGTGCttaaatgttcttttttaaattctttgtGGTGATATTTTATTGGAACTTGAGCGGACTTCTTTCCCGTGTTTCTTATTCGCTCTAGCTTGGAACTTGTGTGTGTGAATAGTGTTGGATTTTCTGTTTTGTGTATGGTCACCACAATAAATCCTGAAAGAGCAATAAGCAATTCAATAATTTATGCATTACCTTGGATTTAGCCCAAGTAATCTGCATTGGTGATCATCATTCATCACTACACGAGTGTATCATATTTATACATCAGTTGCTTAAGCTATCATATATTTCCTTCTAGCCCTAAAAGAAATCCTAATAGCAGCTCCATCGCTATCCGTCATGTGCCTTGAAGCCTCAAAAAGCGCGCGTCTCgaattgaattataaattcAGGCTCGGTGGCCCCACCCGGGCGTATAAGAGCCTGAAAAATCCGCTGGTTTGATTTGGGTTATGGGTCACCAGACAATTTTTCTCGGCCCTAGCAGCGCTTCAGTAGTTAcatcacttttcaaaagttgcCTTTTCCTGGTTTTGAGGTGCTAAAAATGTAAAACATATATTGCTAAACACAATTTGCAGCACAACTACAGTAAAACACAACACAATTATACCGCACAGGTTCGAAATGATCATTGTGATACCTAACTGTGTCATATAGTGGGatacacaattaaaaaaagagctTATTAATAAGTATCCCAAAAGCACTAATCAGTCAAAAAATTAAACACTTTTCAATGCACTGACTGCGTTTCATGAAGAGTTAGTgttttcaaaattgaattattcCAAATGTAATAAGTGCTGGAGACACTTGATAACTCGACccatttagaaataaaatactAGATCCGTACACCCTTTGCAATGGGAAGTGGGGTCATTAAAACTGAGAACAGAATTCCAAGTTGCGTCCCGTCCTTGAAGCTTTTGTTATGCGTGTCAACATGGGTCGCTACGTCCGTCCTTATTAGCCTTGTGAATGGATCATTAGAAACTGCCTGTCTCTCTGGTGCCATGCGCCATcagcaaaaggagaaaggagtgatCACTAAGGTGAAAGGATTCAGACAGATTTTATGATGATGAAAGGGACATAAATGGATTGCGCTACACATTAAATAATATGAGTATCACTAGGCAATCTATGCCAACAATAACGAGCACATCATTTTATTAAGTGGAAGAGTTTGTGACATCTTTAAATCTCACATCGATTCGGAGAGATTTTATTGAATGATGTATAAGGTAATATCCACATCAAATAACCATCATCTTGTATGGTTTCATCAACAATAACGGGCCTATCTCTGAGGTCACATATGAGgccataaattttgtttttatgtcACAGCATTTTTGCTGCGAGTTCCCTTTGTTCTGGAATATGGTTATAAAGAAGCAAAAGGCGCGTCGCGGATTAGTAAATCTCAATCAACAATTTGGGCATCTTCTGATATGGAGTTGGGCCCCGAACTTGACGGATCATAagtgaattcaaaataaaagtagTCACAGAAAACTTTGTTATTACTTCACAAAGAAATTTGTTTATTCCAAATTGATAAATCCCGGAAGAACTTAAGACCCAAGACTTGGATCTCCCAAAGCAAATTCCATACAACAtggcccaaaaaggaaaaacaaatgataACTCCTCAGAGTTTTTGCCGAAAGCAGATGGTTTAATTAAAAGGAGCATCAAGCATAGACATCAGGATTGGCAGAAAGGTACTCCTCGACCACCTTGTACAAACCCATAGCCTTCTCTTTGCCTTGTTTGATGTCCTCTTCCTTGAGCTCCACACCAGTTTTCGTGTGATACTCACTAGACATCTTGCAAATGCATCCGCCATTGCTTGAAGCCTCAAATTTGACCTCGTATACTACCGATTCTATTTTATCAAAGATCACACCACCTTCAATCAAGGTGTACTTGCAAACGAGGTTATCTAAGTCAAGAGCATCAATCTTATGTTTCAAACATTTCAAGTGACCACCTGACATAAATTGAAACTCTTGCTTAGAATCACTATAGTATGAATTGATAAGAAAGGCAAATTCGAGTATGCGGATCATGGACTAAAGATGATAATTACCTTCAGCAAAGTTAGTCTGCTTGATGCTTCCAACACCTCCATCTCCTTCGATGAACTCAATACTCTTGATACCTTGGGGGCAATCTTGGGGATGAGATTGTGGGAATCGAGAATCAAAGCCTTGAACATTCTTGATGGGGCAATTGGGGCTGTGAATTCTTGGGTAAAGGTAGTGACACCCATGACTGATTTTAAGAGGAAAGATctgaaaatggaggagaaagATTTGCTTGAAGGTAGAAGAAGACTGTTGAGTTTGCTGTGAAGATGTTGAGCAACAAGGGATGGGTATTTATAGATTCTAGGAAATGGGTGTGTAATGGTTTAGTTGTTTTCGCTGACGAAGAATTCAAGATCAATCTATCCGTAGCGCTCCACTTTGGACTGGCCCCACTTCTAGAAGAAAATCACATTTAGTGACTTTCATAGAGATTGACTAAGTCAAGATTCTAGATATAATAATAGACTTCAAACGAAGCATACCTGTCATTGACCGCCGTAGTACGGAAAATTCTATATCTTAAGGTGGAAGTAACACTATACTTTTCTAGAAAACGTTGTTTTCTtctctgattttcttttatttatttatttgtttggcTTTTGCCCATGTGATGCCAATCCTAACCTAACTGTGATGGTAGAGATAAAATAGGCTCAATCCATTCGTTACAAATCTAATAATCTTGTATCAGTTGccttcaaagtttttttttattttatttctatcaCCGCTAATTGACAAATTTGACAGACATGAGTCTGAAGTGGAAAAGTTATTCACTAACTCATTGCAAACTATAACTGGATGCACTTCAAAACGGTTTGTTTTTTTGTATGGTTTTCAAATTAAACCATTAGAAAAGATTATGTCCTAAAACCCTTGATTGGGGTCTTCCTGATTGAGTTTCTTTATGGTGTTCAAAGTAAAATATATTATAGATTTGAACGATTAATCTCCAatctaaataaaataacattggTTTGACAGGGTTATGGGACTGTTCAAGTCCATTGAAGAGCACCTCTTAGCAAATCCCGCCTTTTGTTCTTAAATGCTCTTTTCAAAATCGTTTTTGGTGGTAATTATTGGAACTAGAGTAGCTTTGTTTTCCTGTTTCTTTTTGGCTCTAGCTTGGAGCTTTTGTGGGAGGAATGGTTTTGGATTTGTTGGTTTTGTGTATGGTCATGTCACAATACAACTTGAAAGAGCAATGATCAACTCAACAATTGATGCTTCACCCAATTGCCCTCAAGTAGATCTCCTTTGTAATTATCACTCATTACGTTGAACTTGCACGCAAATATATTCTACTTATAAAAAAGTTGGTTAAGCTAACCTAAATTACCTTTTGGCCCTAAAAGAACAGTCATTCTAACGCCTCCAAAGTTATCATTCATGTACCTTGAATTCCGACAGACCAAACGGCCtgaattgaataattatttctagGATGCTACCTCACCTAACCttgatactctctctctctctctctctctctctctctctctctctctctacagctGCCATTATCAACGGCATGCCCATCATACCATCACCCACATCGTCGACAACCTTTGCCCACAATATGTTTGGCAAACCTACCATCAGTAGTTGCCATCCACACCTGGCAATGCTGATGATTTGCGGTATTCCTTCCTTGACGTTATGAGCAACATAAATTAGGGGATTATCTAATCAATTATTGGATCCGGTACAACCTGTTTGGATGAACACTAAACATCCAATAATTTACAATCGTCGAAAGGGAACCAAAATCTAAACACATGCCTAATTAGACCAGGTTTCAATTTAGAAAGTAAAGTCAGTGAATTGTAGCTGAATACATATATCAACTACTTGATGATTGAACTATTCGATGCGCATTATTATTGCACTGACACCCATCTAGACTAGATACACCTCAACATAGTCGATTAGCAtcattttgttgaatttttcctCATAAAAGCTCTTCTTTGGTTCCTACTCAAACTGGATACGAGTTTAAAGTTGGAATGGTCGAGCAACGAAATCCAAAGTCTCCTCTGCAATCAAAGGATTAAGGGCCTTACGGCTACCAGTGGTGTTTTCATAACGCTGTGTGTACTCTATACCTAATAACTTAATCAATCATTCGCAATTTCAATGCCGGTGAGACAAAATTTAATACAGGAAATTATTCTCTCTTGACCCCATGCACGGGATTCCTCAACTTTGTAGTTGGCCCACAAAATTTGACGACGACTGTTCGACAGC
This region of Eucalyptus grandis isolate ANBG69807.140 chromosome 8, ASM1654582v1, whole genome shotgun sequence genomic DNA includes:
- the LOC104415195 gene encoding LOW QUALITY PROTEIN: pathogenesis-related protein STH-21 (The sequence of the model RefSeq protein was modified relative to this genomic sequence to represent the inferred CDS: deleted 2 bases in 1 codon), with the protein product MGVTTFTQEFTAPIAPSRMFKALILDSHNLIPKIAPKVKSIEFIEGDGGVGSIKQTNFAEGGHLKCLKHKIDALDLDNLVCKYTLIEGGVIFDKIESVVYEVKFEASSNGGCICKMSSEYHTKTGVELKEEDIKQGKEKAMGLYKVVEEYLSANPDVYA
- the LOC104415194 gene encoding LOW QUALITY PROTEIN: pathogenesis-related protein STH-21 (The sequence of the model RefSeq protein was modified relative to this genomic sequence to represent the inferred CDS: substituted 1 base at 1 genomic stop codon), whose translation is MAVTTFTQEFTTPIAPSRMFNALILDSHNLIPKIAPQGIKSIEFIEGNXGVGSIKQTNFAEGGHLKYLKHKIDALDSNNLVCKYTLIEGDVIFNKIESVVYEVKFEASSNGGCVCKMSSEYHLKAGVELREEDIKQGKEKAMGLYKVVEEYLSTNPNAYA